One segment of Acidovorax sp. DW039 DNA contains the following:
- a CDS encoding MFS transporter codes for MNHPAASRLPAREGLAYGLLGLPLAFVALPLYVLLPNHYARAYGMPLATLGAVLLAARLFDAATDPLLGRLSDRLFGHSARTVLGVGAVSAVALALGMAALFFPPVRGEQALAWWALLCLLVTYLAYSQLSIAHQSWGARLGGDEALRSRIVAWREGAALVGVVLASLLPTLLGLPAMLGAFAVALLLGWWAWACAPRPGAQGGEPPGIYHPAQHASLWRPWGRPAFRRLLAVFMLNGIASAIPATLVLFFVQDRLQAPAAQEPLFLGTYFVCAALSIPLWLRAVSRLGLARTWLAGMVLSVAVFAWTAALGAGDAIAFAVVCALSGVALGTDLALPSALLAGVIAYEGDSGHHEGAYFGWWNFATKLNLALAAGLALPLLALLGYTPGTRSEAGLQTLSLAYAVLPCALKLAAAAALYVLVVRRTPGSAAFQAP; via the coding sequence ATGAACCACCCAGCCGCCAGCCGCTTGCCCGCACGCGAGGGCCTGGCCTATGGCCTGCTGGGCCTGCCGCTGGCCTTTGTGGCGCTGCCGCTGTATGTGCTGCTGCCCAACCACTACGCACGCGCCTACGGCATGCCCCTGGCCACGCTGGGGGCGGTGTTACTGGCCGCACGGCTGTTCGATGCGGCGACCGACCCGCTGCTCGGGCGGCTGAGTGACCGACTCTTTGGCCACTCTGCACGCACCGTGCTGGGCGTGGGGGCAGTATCTGCAGTGGCCTTGGCATTGGGCATGGCGGCGCTGTTCTTCCCGCCCGTGCGGGGTGAGCAGGCGCTGGCCTGGTGGGCCTTGCTGTGCCTGCTGGTCACCTATCTGGCCTACAGCCAGCTCAGCATTGCCCACCAGTCGTGGGGGGCGCGCCTGGGCGGAGACGAGGCCTTGCGCAGCCGCATCGTGGCCTGGCGCGAGGGGGCGGCCCTGGTGGGGGTGGTGCTGGCATCGCTGCTGCCCACGCTGCTGGGCCTGCCTGCCATGCTGGGCGCTTTTGCCGTGGCACTGCTGCTGGGGTGGTGGGCCTGGGCGTGCGCGCCCCGGCCAGGTGCCCAGGGGGGCGAGCCCCCCGGCATCTACCACCCCGCCCAGCACGCCAGCCTGTGGCGGCCCTGGGGCAGGCCCGCGTTCAGGCGGCTGCTCGCGGTGTTCATGCTCAACGGCATTGCCAGCGCCATACCGGCCACGCTGGTGCTGTTCTTTGTGCAAGACCGGCTGCAGGCCCCGGCGGCACAAGAGCCGCTGTTTCTGGGCACGTACTTTGTCTGCGCAGCCCTGTCGATACCGCTGTGGCTGCGGGCGGTGAGCCGTTTGGGGCTGGCGCGCACCTGGCTGGCGGGCATGGTGCTGTCCGTGGCCGTGTTTGCCTGGACGGCCGCTCTGGGCGCAGGCGATGCCATCGCGTTTGCCGTGGTGTGCGCGCTCTCCGGTGTGGCGCTGGGTACCGACCTGGCCCTGCCCAGCGCGCTGCTGGCGGGCGTGATTGCCTACGAGGGCGACAGCGGACACCACGAAGGTGCCTACTTTGGCTGGTGGAACTTTGCCACCAAGCTCAACCTGGCCCTGGCTGCCGGGCTGGCCCTGCCCTTGCTGGCCCTGCTGGGCTACACCCCCGGCACCCGCAGCGAGGCGGGCCTGCAGACGCTGAGCCTGGCCTACGCCGTGCTGCCCTGCGCCCTCAAGCTGGCGGCGGCGGCCGCGCTGTATGTGCTGGTGGTGCGCCGCACGCCGGGCAGCGCAGCGTTTCAGGCCCCGTGA
- a CDS encoding DUF3833 domain-containing protein: protein MIQRRTLLTATAATPLVALTGCASQNLAGYASEKPVLDLAQYFNGTVDAYGIFQDRSGQIVKRFTVVMECSWKGNEGVLDEAFTYSDGTTQRRIWRLTKHADGRYTGTADDVVGTASGQTQGNAFRWNYTLALPVDGTVYHVDLDDWMYLIDERVMLNRATMSKFGFRLGEITLSFTKRT, encoded by the coding sequence ATGATTCAACGCCGAACCCTTCTGACCGCCACTGCGGCCACGCCCTTGGTGGCACTGACCGGATGCGCCAGCCAGAACCTGGCCGGTTATGCCAGCGAAAAGCCCGTGCTGGACCTGGCGCAGTACTTCAACGGCACGGTGGATGCCTACGGCATCTTCCAGGACCGCAGCGGCCAGATCGTCAAACGCTTCACGGTGGTGATGGAGTGCAGCTGGAAGGGCAACGAAGGCGTGCTGGACGAAGCCTTCACCTATTCGGACGGCACCACACAGCGGCGCATCTGGCGGCTGACCAAACATGCCGACGGCCGTTACACCGGCACCGCCGACGATGTGGTCGGCACGGCCAGCGGGCAGACGCAGGGCAACGCCTTTCGCTGGAACTACACCCTGGCCTTGCCGGTGGACGGCACCGTCTACCACGTGGACCTGGACGACTGGATGTACCTGATCGACGAGCGCGTGATGCTTAACCGCGCCACCATGAGCAAGTTCGGCTTTCGCCTGGGCGAGATCACGCTGTCGTTCACCAAACGCACCTGA
- a CDS encoding SDR family NAD(P)-dependent oxidoreductase: MSLNPPISHWHGRRVWLVGASSGIGRATAALLHTRGAQVIVSARNAQALQDFVAAHPGSMAVPLDTADAALVRSAAQQVLATGTLDLVCYCAGHYRDMRATDFDLTEALRHEEVNYTGALRVLAGVLPAMIESARAGKPGHLSVISSVAGFRGLPKSLAYGPTKAALINLAEALYMDLHALGMGVSVINPGFVATPLTAGNDFTMPALITPEAAAAAIVQGWERGHFDIHFPKRFTRVMKLLRLLPYRWYFPAVRRFTGL, encoded by the coding sequence ATGAGCCTCAACCCCCCCATTTCCCACTGGCACGGCCGCCGCGTCTGGCTGGTGGGCGCGTCCAGCGGCATTGGCCGCGCCACCGCGGCCCTGCTGCATACACGGGGTGCGCAGGTCATCGTTTCTGCCCGCAATGCGCAGGCGCTGCAGGACTTTGTGGCCGCCCACCCCGGCAGCATGGCCGTGCCGCTGGACACGGCCGATGCGGCCTTGGTGCGTAGCGCAGCCCAGCAGGTGCTGGCCACCGGCACGCTGGACCTGGTGTGCTACTGCGCGGGCCACTACCGCGACATGCGCGCCACCGATTTCGACCTGACGGAAGCCCTGCGGCACGAGGAAGTGAACTACACCGGCGCACTGCGGGTGCTGGCAGGCGTGCTGCCCGCCATGATCGAATCCGCCCGCGCAGGCAAGCCGGGGCACCTGAGCGTGATCAGCAGTGTGGCGGGTTTTAGAGGCCTGCCCAAAAGCCTGGCCTACGGCCCCACCAAGGCCGCTCTCATCAACCTGGCCGAGGCGCTGTACATGGACCTGCACGCACTGGGCATGGGTGTGAGCGTGATCAACCCCGGCTTTGTGGCCACACCGCTCACGGCGGGCAACGACTTCACCATGCCCGCCCTCATCACCCCCGAGGCCGCCGCAGCCGCCATCGTGCAGGGCTGGGAACGTGGCCACTTTGACATCCACTTTCCCAAGCGCTTCACGCGCGTGATGAAACTGCTGCGCCTGCTGCCCTATCGGTGGTACTTTCCGGCAGTACGCCGCTTTACCGGGCTGTGA
- a CDS encoding nuclear transport factor 2 family protein, translating into MPPSASTAALSTEDAVTRIVAFFEALSPADLGRIGDFYADGARFKDPFNDVQGIASIEGIFGHMFEALEQPRFVVTGRVVQGSQCFLTWDFLFAFKNFHTGVTQTVRGASHLVLDDAGRITLHRDYWDAAEELYEKLPVVGGLMRWLKRRANS; encoded by the coding sequence ATGCCACCTTCCGCCTCCACCGCCGCCTTATCGACGGAAGACGCCGTCACCCGCATCGTCGCGTTTTTTGAAGCCCTGTCGCCCGCAGACCTTGGGCGCATTGGCGACTTCTACGCAGACGGCGCACGCTTCAAGGACCCATTCAACGATGTGCAGGGCATTGCGTCCATCGAGGGCATCTTCGGCCACATGTTTGAGGCGCTGGAGCAGCCGCGCTTTGTGGTCACAGGCCGCGTGGTGCAGGGCAGCCAGTGCTTTCTGACTTGGGACTTTCTGTTCGCCTTCAAGAACTTCCACACCGGCGTGACGCAAACCGTGCGCGGCGCATCGCATCTGGTGCTGGACGATGCCGGGCGCATCACCCTGCACCGCGACTACTGGGACGCCGCCGAGGAGCTGTACGAAAAGCTGCCTGTGGTGGGCGGGCTGATGCGCTGGCTCAAGCGGCGCGCCAACAGCTAG
- the aroQ gene encoding type II 3-dehydroquinate dehydratase → MSILLLNGPNLNLLGTREPHIYGADTLADVERHFAAEAARLGTTATCFQSNHEGHLIDRIHAARLDGTRGIVINPGGLTHTSVALRDALSGVALPVVEVHISNVHKREEFRHHSYISGIADGVIAGLGIQGYEMALHYLVRKLAKAG, encoded by the coding sequence ATGAGCATTCTTCTTCTGAACGGCCCCAACCTGAACCTGCTGGGCACACGCGAACCCCATATCTACGGCGCAGACACACTGGCAGATGTAGAGCGCCACTTTGCGGCAGAAGCTGCCAGGCTGGGCACCACCGCCACCTGCTTTCAAAGCAACCACGAAGGCCACCTGATTGACCGCATCCATGCCGCCCGGCTGGACGGCACGCGCGGCATCGTCATCAACCCCGGTGGTCTCACCCACACCAGCGTGGCGCTGCGTGACGCGCTGTCAGGCGTGGCGCTGCCCGTGGTGGAGGTGCACATCAGCAATGTGCACAAGCGCGAAGAGTTTCGCCACCACTCCTACATCTCGGGCATTGCCGACGGCGTGATTGCAGGCCTGGGCATTCAGGGCTATGAAATGGCGCTGCACTACCTGGTGCGCAAGCTCGCCAAAGCGGGTTGA
- a CDS encoding TRAP transporter substrate-binding protein yields MTLLKSLLATALVAASLISGAHAQERTIKFAFQNQKDHPQAQGAQKFADLVAAKSGGKIQVKLFPGGTLGGDLQTVSALQGGTVEMTVLNAGILSAQAKEFGIYDFPFLFATPQEADAVTDGPFGKKLLDKLKAKNLVGLAYWELGFRNVTNSKKPITKAEDLAGLKIRVIQSPIYIDMFNALGANAVPMPFPELYTALEQKAVDGQENPVTTILSSKLNEVQKHLAITRHMYNPQAVIVSKKFWDGLSPAEQKLINDAMAEATTFQRGVSRVQSDVALDQLKKSGMQVTEFPAAELDKLRAKMKPVIEKHSEKVGAETVKEVYDTLAKLRAAK; encoded by the coding sequence ATGACCCTGTTGAAATCCCTGCTGGCCACTGCACTGGTCGCTGCATCGCTGATCTCGGGGGCGCACGCCCAGGAGCGCACCATCAAGTTCGCCTTCCAGAACCAGAAGGACCATCCCCAGGCCCAGGGCGCGCAAAAGTTTGCCGACCTGGTGGCTGCCAAGAGCGGCGGCAAGATCCAGGTCAAGCTGTTCCCTGGCGGCACGCTGGGTGGGGACCTGCAAACCGTGTCGGCCCTGCAGGGCGGTACGGTGGAGATGACGGTGCTCAACGCAGGCATTCTTTCGGCACAGGCCAAGGAATTCGGCATCTATGACTTCCCCTTCCTGTTCGCCACGCCGCAAGAAGCCGATGCTGTGACCGACGGCCCCTTCGGCAAGAAGCTGCTCGACAAGCTCAAGGCCAAGAACCTGGTGGGCCTGGCCTACTGGGAGCTGGGTTTCCGCAACGTCACCAACAGCAAGAAGCCCATCACCAAGGCCGAAGACCTGGCGGGCCTGAAGATCCGCGTGATCCAGTCGCCCATCTACATCGACATGTTCAACGCCCTGGGTGCCAACGCCGTGCCCATGCCTTTCCCCGAGCTGTACACGGCGCTGGAGCAGAAGGCGGTGGACGGACAGGAGAACCCTGTCACCACCATCCTCTCGTCCAAGCTCAACGAAGTGCAAAAGCACCTGGCCATCACGCGCCACATGTACAACCCGCAGGCGGTCATCGTCAGCAAGAAGTTCTGGGACGGCCTCTCGCCCGCAGAGCAAAAGCTGATCAACGACGCCATGGCCGAAGCCACCACCTTCCAGCGTGGTGTTTCGCGTGTGCAGTCCGATGTGGCGCTGGACCAGCTCAAGAAGTCGGGCATGCAGGTGACAGAGTTCCCGGCTGCAGAGCTGGACAAGCTGCGCGCCAAGATGAAGCCCGTGATTGAAAAGCACAGCGAAAAAGTGGGGGCCGAAACCGTGAAAGAGGTGTACGACACCCTGGCCAAGCTGCGCGCAGCGAAGTAA
- a CDS encoding TRAP transporter large permease subunit, with amino-acid sequence MTVAIFLGSLLVAMAIGIPIAHSLLISGIALMWHLDLFDAQILAQNVINGADSFPLLAVPFFMLAGEIMNVGGLSKRIVKLALAVVGHVPGGLGYVAIMAAVILAAVSGSAVADAAALASLLLPMMVAAGHDKARSAGLIASAGIIAPVIPPSIGFVIFGVAANVSISKLFLAGIVPGIMLGVALAGTWWWLVRREKVAPPPRASRAEIFKALRESVWALGLPVIILVGLRMGVFTPTEAAVVAAVYALFVAMVVYRELSLGQLAEIFQASARTSAVVMFLVAAAMVSAWLITVADLPSKVIGMLEPFMGNQTLLLVAIMVLVMIVGTAMDMTPTILIMTPVLMPVVKAAGIDPVYFGVLFIINNAIGLITPPVGTVLNVVAGVGRVSMSDVTRGVMPFMLAQFAVMFLLVAFPSLVMVPLRWLGG; translated from the coding sequence ATGACCGTCGCCATCTTCCTCGGATCTTTGCTCGTGGCCATGGCCATTGGCATCCCGATTGCCCACTCCCTTCTCATCAGCGGCATTGCCCTGATGTGGCATCTCGATCTGTTTGACGCGCAAATCCTGGCGCAGAACGTCATCAACGGGGCCGACAGCTTCCCGTTGCTGGCCGTGCCCTTCTTCATGCTGGCGGGCGAGATCATGAACGTGGGCGGCCTGTCCAAGCGCATCGTCAAGCTGGCGCTGGCCGTGGTGGGCCATGTGCCCGGCGGTCTGGGCTACGTGGCCATCATGGCAGCCGTGATCCTTGCTGCCGTGTCGGGCTCAGCTGTGGCTGATGCGGCCGCCCTGGCCTCTCTGCTGCTGCCCATGATGGTGGCTGCAGGGCACGACAAGGCGCGCTCTGCGGGCCTCATTGCCTCGGCCGGGATCATTGCACCCGTGATCCCCCCTTCCATCGGTTTCGTGATCTTTGGCGTGGCCGCCAACGTGTCCATCAGCAAGCTGTTCCTGGCAGGCATCGTGCCCGGCATCATGCTGGGCGTGGCGCTGGCGGGCACATGGTGGTGGCTGGTGCGCCGCGAAAAAGTGGCCCCACCACCCCGCGCCAGCCGGGCAGAAATCTTCAAGGCCTTGCGTGAGTCCGTCTGGGCCCTGGGCCTGCCTGTCATCATTCTGGTGGGGCTGCGCATGGGCGTCTTCACACCGACCGAGGCCGCGGTGGTGGCTGCCGTCTACGCCCTGTTTGTGGCCATGGTGGTGTACCGCGAACTGAGCCTGGGCCAGCTGGCCGAGATCTTCCAGGCATCGGCCCGCACCAGCGCGGTGGTGATGTTCCTGGTGGCGGCCGCCATGGTGTCGGCCTGGCTGATCACCGTGGCCGATCTGCCCAGCAAGGTGATCGGCATGCTGGAGCCCTTCATGGGCAACCAGACCCTGTTGCTGGTCGCCATCATGGTGCTCGTGATGATTGTGGGCACCGCCATGGACATGACCCCCACCATCCTCATCATGACCCCCGTGCTGATGCCGGTGGTCAAGGCTGCAGGCATCGACCCCGTCTACTTTGGCGTGCTGTTCATCATCAACAACGCCATCGGTCTCATCACCCCGCCGGTCGGTACGGTGCTGAACGTGGTGGCGGGCGTGGGCCGCGTCAGCATGTCTGATGTGACCCGTGGCGTCATGCCCTTCATGCTGGCCCAGTTTGCGGTGATGTTCCTGCTGGTGGCCTTCCCGTCCCTGGTGATGGTGCCGCTGCGCTGGCTGGGCGGCTGA
- a CDS encoding TRAP transporter small permease, with protein MFDIADRLLRGYTRVLDVLGGLFLAIMVVLVFGNVVLRYAFNSGLTMSEEVSRWLFVWLTFMGAVVALREHGHLGTDALVSRLPRAGKKVCLVMAQVAMLYVSWLLLKGSWIQAEINWDTEAPVTGASVAIFYASGVLLGASSMAILLRDLLRTLFTQTSDGELVMVQESEEVAALEQRNLGDVAPHFAHGPGESDEARKDRS; from the coding sequence ATGTTCGATATCGCAGACCGCCTGTTGCGAGGCTACACGCGGGTACTGGACGTGCTCGGTGGCCTGTTCCTCGCCATCATGGTGGTGCTGGTCTTTGGCAACGTGGTGCTGCGCTATGCCTTCAACTCGGGCCTGACCATGTCGGAAGAGGTGTCGCGCTGGCTTTTCGTCTGGCTGACCTTCATGGGGGCCGTGGTGGCCCTGCGCGAACACGGGCACCTGGGCACGGATGCCTTGGTTTCGCGCCTGCCCCGCGCGGGCAAGAAAGTGTGCCTGGTGATGGCCCAGGTGGCCATGCTGTACGTGTCCTGGCTGCTGCTCAAAGGCAGCTGGATACAGGCCGAGATCAACTGGGACACCGAAGCCCCGGTCACGGGCGCTTCCGTGGCCATCTTCTACGCCAGCGGGGTTCTGCTCGGTGCGTCTTCCATGGCCATCCTGCTGCGGGACCTGCTGCGCACCCTGTTCACCCAGACGAGCGACGGTGAACTCGTCATGGTGCAGGAGAGCGAAGAGGTTGCGGCCCTGGAGCAGCGCAACCTGGGCGACGTTGCACCCCACTTTGCCCATGGCCCTGGTGAGTCAGACGAAGCCAGGAAAGACCGTTCCTGA
- a CDS encoding TetR/AcrR family transcriptional regulator, with protein MNELVRTPSAPETAVPRRRAARSAAAAASGPAAPERVRVNDPDRTMANILEVATAEFADKGLAGARIDEIAALTHTSKRMIYYYFESKEGLYLAVLEESYRRIRQIETSLRLEDMEPEAALRALVGFTYDYQLGNPDFIRLVMNENMHRGEFIRRSTTIQELNVPVINAVQAVYERGVAAGVFRPHMDPIDLHMSISALCFFNVANRHTFSAIFKRSFDEAEAIAKRRESIIEMVVRFVRC; from the coding sequence ATGAACGAACTGGTTAGAACCCCCTCTGCGCCCGAGACGGCTGTGCCCCGGCGCAGGGCTGCGCGGTCGGCTGCGGCTGCAGCTTCCGGCCCAGCAGCGCCCGAGCGCGTCCGCGTCAACGACCCGGACCGCACCATGGCCAACATCCTGGAAGTGGCCACCGCCGAATTTGCCGACAAGGGGCTGGCCGGAGCGCGTATTGATGAGATTGCTGCGCTGACACACACCAGCAAGCGCATGATCTATTACTACTTCGAGAGCAAGGAAGGCCTGTATCTGGCCGTTCTTGAAGAGTCGTATCGCCGCATCCGGCAGATTGAAACCTCCCTGCGCCTGGAAGACATGGAGCCTGAAGCCGCTCTGCGCGCCCTGGTGGGTTTCACTTATGACTACCAGCTGGGCAACCCGGACTTCATCCGCCTGGTGATGAACGAGAACATGCACCGGGGCGAGTTCATCCGCCGCTCCACCACCATCCAGGAGCTGAACGTGCCCGTCATCAACGCGGTGCAGGCGGTGTACGAGCGGGGTGTGGCTGCAGGCGTGTTCAGGCCGCACATGGACCCGATTGATCTGCACATGTCCATTTCAGCCCTGTGCTTCTTCAACGTGGCCAACCGGCACACCTTCAGCGCCATCTTCAAGCGCTCATTTGACGAGGCAGAGGCCATTGCCAAGCGGCGCGAGTCCATCATCGAGATGGTGGTGCGTTTTGTGCGCTGCTGA
- a CDS encoding glutathione S-transferase N-terminal domain-containing protein, giving the protein MKLIGSTTSPYVRKVRIVLAEKKLDYQFLQDNVWGDDTTVSASNPLGKVPCLVMEGGEAVFDSRVIVEYLDTLSPVGKLIPASGRERAEVKTWEALADGAMDAAILARMESTWAHRTDEQRCQAWIDRQMGKVNAALKAMSQGLGDKPYCSGIHLSLSDIAVGCALGWLEFRYPDIAWRAEYPNLGKLLDKLMQRPSFAETKPAV; this is encoded by the coding sequence ATGAAACTGATCGGATCCACTACCAGCCCCTACGTGCGCAAAGTCCGCATTGTGTTGGCCGAGAAAAAGCTCGACTACCAGTTCCTGCAGGACAACGTCTGGGGAGATGACACCACGGTGTCGGCCTCCAATCCGCTGGGCAAGGTGCCTTGCCTGGTGATGGAAGGGGGCGAGGCCGTGTTCGATTCGCGGGTGATTGTGGAATACCTGGACACGTTGTCACCCGTCGGCAAGCTCATTCCTGCCTCGGGCCGCGAACGTGCCGAAGTCAAGACCTGGGAAGCCCTGGCCGACGGTGCCATGGACGCAGCCATCCTGGCCCGCATGGAGTCCACCTGGGCGCACCGCACGGACGAGCAGCGCTGCCAGGCCTGGATCGACCGCCAAATGGGCAAGGTGAACGCGGCGCTCAAAGCCATGAGCCAGGGCCTGGGCGACAAACCTTATTGCAGCGGCATCCACCTGAGCCTGTCTGACATTGCCGTGGGCTGCGCCCTGGGCTGGCTGGAGTTCCGCTACCCCGACATCGCCTGGCGTGCCGAGTACCCCAACCTGGGCAAGCTGCTGGACAAGCTGATGCAGCGCCCCAGCTTTGCGGAGACCAAGCCCGCAGTGTGA
- the purB gene encoding adenylosuccinate lyase, giving the protein MSLSTITALSPLDGRYAPKLAALRPIMSEHGYMHRRVQVEVAWFIALSDAGFAEFKPLTTGARAYLLGLVKNFSEADSAAIKEIEKTTNHDVKAVEYWIKSKFEARPELEKAAEFVHFACTSEDINNTSHALQIRSGRDQVILPGLDRIMLKLREMAHNYADVPMLSRTHGQTASPTTVGKEMANVLVRLQTACEKIAAVKIMGKMNGAVGNYNAHLSAWPDFDWEAFSKKVVETPEPLGLGLTFQPYSIQIEPHDYMAELFDAVARANTILIDLSRDIWGYVSLGYFKQKLKAGEIGSSTMPHKVNPIDFENAEGNLGLANALLKHLAEKLPISRWQRDLTDSTVLRNIGVALGYAALAYASLLTGLNKLELNEEALQADLDASWEVLAEPIQTVMRRFGVPGAYEKLKEVTRGKTVTAEALHTLIQSLEIPQAEKDRLLVMTPGSYTGKAAELARRV; this is encoded by the coding sequence ATGAGCCTGTCCACCATCACCGCCCTCTCGCCGCTTGACGGCCGTTACGCCCCCAAACTTGCCGCGCTGCGCCCCATCATGAGCGAGCACGGCTACATGCACCGCCGGGTGCAGGTTGAGGTGGCGTGGTTCATTGCCCTGTCCGATGCGGGTTTTGCCGAATTCAAGCCCCTGACCACCGGAGCACGCGCTTACTTGCTGGGTTTGGTCAAGAATTTTTCCGAGGCCGACTCCGCCGCCATCAAGGAAATCGAAAAGACCACCAACCACGACGTGAAGGCCGTGGAGTACTGGATCAAGAGCAAGTTCGAAGCCCGCCCCGAGCTGGAAAAAGCGGCCGAATTTGTGCACTTTGCCTGCACCAGCGAAGACATCAACAACACCAGCCACGCGTTACAGATCCGCTCCGGCCGCGACCAGGTCATCCTGCCGGGCCTGGACCGCATCATGCTCAAGCTGCGCGAGATGGCGCACAACTACGCCGACGTGCCCATGCTCAGCCGCACGCACGGCCAGACCGCCAGCCCCACCACCGTGGGCAAGGAAATGGCCAACGTGCTGGTGCGCCTGCAAACCGCGTGCGAGAAGATCGCCGCCGTCAAGATCATGGGCAAGATGAACGGCGCGGTGGGCAACTACAACGCCCACTTGTCAGCCTGGCCTGACTTTGACTGGGAAGCCTTCAGCAAGAAGGTGGTAGAGACCCCCGAGCCCCTGGGCCTGGGCCTGACCTTCCAGCCCTATTCCATCCAGATCGAGCCGCACGACTACATGGCCGAGCTGTTTGACGCGGTGGCCCGCGCCAACACCATCCTGATCGACCTCTCGCGCGACATCTGGGGCTATGTGAGCCTGGGCTACTTCAAGCAAAAGCTCAAGGCGGGCGAGATAGGCTCGTCCACCATGCCGCACAAGGTCAACCCCATCGACTTTGAAAACGCCGAAGGCAACCTGGGCTTGGCCAACGCGCTGCTCAAGCACTTGGCCGAGAAGTTGCCCATCAGCCGCTGGCAGCGCGACCTGACCGACAGCACCGTGCTGCGCAACATCGGCGTGGCGCTGGGCTACGCGGCGCTGGCCTATGCCTCCCTGCTCACCGGTCTGAACAAGCTGGAGCTGAACGAAGAAGCCCTGCAGGCCGACCTGGACGCCTCGTGGGAAGTGCTGGCCGAACCCATCCAGACCGTGATGCGCCGCTTTGGCGTGCCCGGTGCGTACGAAAAGCTCAAGGAAGTCACCCGCGGCAAGACCGTGACCGCCGAAGCCCTGCACACGCTGATCCAGTCGCTGGAAATCCCGCAGGCCGAGAAAGACCGCCTGCTGGTCATGACGCCCGGCAGCTACACCGGCAAGGCGGCCGAGCTGGCACGCCGCGTATAA
- a CDS encoding YaeQ family protein, translating to MALKSTIFKANLSIADIDNGYYADHALTLARHPSETDERMMVRLAALALQAHQLQTLCKGDGTLAFGAGLSDPDDPDASLTDFTGRKRVWIEVGQPEDKPLTKACSKADSVLVYCFNHASEVWWKGIETKLTRLDKLQVWRIPTEASQAMAAMAERSMQLQATVQEGALTLSSNLGSVHLEPVRWK from the coding sequence ATGGCCCTCAAATCCACCATCTTCAAGGCGAACCTGTCCATCGCCGACATCGACAACGGCTACTACGCCGACCACGCCCTCACGCTGGCGCGCCACCCCAGTGAGACCGACGAGCGCATGATGGTGCGGCTGGCCGCACTGGCCCTGCAGGCACACCAGCTGCAGACGCTGTGCAAGGGCGATGGCACGCTGGCCTTTGGCGCGGGCCTGTCAGACCCGGACGATCCGGACGCATCGCTGACCGACTTCACGGGCCGCAAGCGCGTGTGGATCGAAGTGGGCCAGCCCGAAGACAAACCTCTCACCAAGGCCTGCAGCAAGGCGGACTCGGTGCTGGTGTATTGCTTCAACCACGCCTCGGAAGTGTGGTGGAAGGGCATCGAGACCAAGCTGACGCGGCTGGACAAGCTGCAGGTGTGGCGCATCCCCACCGAAGCATCGCAAGCCATGGCCGCCATGGCCGAACGCAGCATGCAACTGCAGGCCACCGTGCAAGAAGGCGCGCTGACCCTGAGCAGCAACCTGGGCAGTGTGCATCTGGAGCCTGTGCGCTGGAAGTGA
- a CDS encoding DUF3717 domain-containing protein, producing the protein MTAIHITDIEAAINHWRQRAPACDRMGLSPQVQALAEVYALMVYRHEDAVEEDALPLDALSAWMGWYDTTPDTPCIAICSTSQGDDLCKGCGRTFDEVQHWPAMSPADKRQVWRRITLEHSAWRFNRYAERAAEGASKPPAV; encoded by the coding sequence ATGACTGCCATCCACATCACTGACATCGAAGCTGCCATCAACCACTGGCGCCAGCGTGCGCCCGCTTGCGATCGCATGGGCCTGTCGCCCCAGGTGCAGGCGCTGGCCGAGGTATATGCGCTGATGGTGTACCGCCACGAGGATGCGGTGGAGGAGGATGCCCTGCCGCTGGATGCGCTGTCGGCATGGATGGGCTGGTACGACACCACGCCCGACACACCTTGCATCGCCATTTGCTCTACCAGCCAGGGGGACGACCTGTGCAAGGGCTGTGGCCGTACCTTTGATGAGGTGCAGCACTGGCCTGCCATGAGCCCGGCGGACAAGCGCCAGGTGTGGCGGCGCATCACGCTGGAGCACTCGGCCTGGCGCTTCAACCGCTATGCCGAGCGCGCGGCGGAAGGCGCTTCCAAACCGCCCGCGGTGTAG